One stretch of Candidatus Polarisedimenticolia bacterium DNA includes these proteins:
- the bcrD gene encoding benzoyl-CoA reductase subunit D: MSAGARQGSHPVSSALCVAGIDVGSSAVKVALLEDTGEGAARVLLTRCERIRRRDCQKVADDLFGDCLSQAGLAREDLAYIATTGEGEMVPFRTGHFYGMTTHARGGLFLDPEARSILDIGALHTRGIVMDHRARVLGYRMTSQCASGSGQFLENISRYLGITLDEIGPLSKQATKPETCSSICAVLAETDVINMVSRGVSTPNIIKGIHESMAGRYLRLLVSSSARGVTLVTGGLAADIGLLAALQEAAEAEKAPIQIRAHRDSVFAGALGASLWGAYRVRKLAARRMVFGQGDGTTTAVAGAGA, translated from the coding sequence ATGAGCGCCGGGGCGCGGCAAGGAAGCCACCCTGTCTCATCCGCGCTATGCGTGGCGGGAATCGACGTGGGCTCCTCGGCCGTGAAGGTGGCGCTGCTGGAGGATACCGGGGAGGGAGCGGCGCGCGTTCTGCTGACCCGCTGCGAGCGGATCCGCCGGCGCGACTGCCAGAAGGTCGCCGACGACCTTTTCGGGGATTGCCTGAGTCAGGCCGGGCTGGCCCGTGAAGATCTCGCCTATATCGCGACCACGGGCGAGGGCGAGATGGTGCCGTTCCGCACCGGCCATTTCTACGGAATGACGACCCATGCCCGCGGCGGACTGTTCCTCGATCCCGAGGCGCGGTCCATTCTCGACATCGGCGCGCTCCACACCCGCGGCATCGTGATGGACCACCGGGCGAGAGTCCTCGGCTATCGCATGACCAGCCAGTGCGCCTCCGGCTCGGGTCAATTTCTCGAGAACATCAGCCGGTACCTGGGAATCACGCTGGATGAAATCGGCCCTCTGTCGAAGCAGGCCACGAAGCCGGAGACCTGCTCGTCGATCTGCGCCGTGCTGGCGGAGACCGACGTCATCAACATGGTGTCGCGCGGAGTCTCGACGCCCAACATCATCAAGGGGATTCATGAGTCGATGGCCGGAAGATACCTGCGCCTTCTCGTCTCCTCCTCGGCGCGGGGGGTGACCCTGGTCACCGGCGGATTGGCCGCCGACATCGGCCTGCTGGCGGCGCTGCAGGAGGCCGCCGAGGCGGAGAAAGCGCCCATCCAGATTCGCGCGCATCGTGATTCAGTCTTCGCCGGCGCTCTCGGCGCGAGCCTTTGGGGAGCCTACCGGGTGCGCAAGCTCGCGGCCCGGAGAATGGTGTTCGGCCAAGGGGACGGCACGACCACGGCGGTCGCCGGAGCCGGAGCATGA
- a CDS encoding BadF/BadG/BcrA/BcrD ATPase family protein, which produces MKCCVGIDLGSTTTKAVILAESGAILGRGITNSRSNYKIACDVALSEGLIGARFALVASALEGSDPAAGSGRALLAELEHGLREQQYRSQLRVLSEVMHRFMAEGDSDALREVVGEILAAMERGAAELFRSGASRKSDFFRDLAGSIYLRLAEEAAKTSPVGFDRLVGLFDKAILDVENRPTDAGNFGRHARAALSRLPEAPAALTRAVEEVAEVTLDLACTVGTGYGRATLPFPKEQIRSEILCHGLGAHAMFPGTRTVLDIGGQDTKAIQVDAEGIVISFQMNDRCAAGCGRYLGYIADEMNLGVQELGPMACRSSRPVRINSTCTVFAGAELRERLSLGEKREDILAGLHRAIILRALSLLARSGGVSDEFTFTGGVAKNPAAVRALRGLIIDNYGEMTLNISPDSIYTGALGAALFARREWLRRGSPGSGEATSDRGAEGGRAA; this is translated from the coding sequence ATGAAGTGCTGCGTGGGAATCGACCTGGGCTCGACGACCACCAAGGCGGTCATCCTGGCGGAAAGCGGCGCCATCCTGGGCCGCGGCATCACCAACAGCCGGAGCAACTACAAGATAGCCTGCGACGTGGCGCTCTCCGAAGGGCTCATCGGCGCGCGCTTCGCCCTGGTCGCCTCAGCGCTGGAAGGGTCGGACCCCGCCGCCGGGAGCGGGCGCGCGCTCCTGGCCGAGCTGGAGCATGGGCTGCGCGAGCAGCAGTATCGCTCTCAGCTGCGGGTCCTGAGCGAGGTGATGCACCGGTTCATGGCCGAGGGTGATTCGGACGCGCTGCGCGAGGTCGTCGGGGAGATCCTCGCAGCCATGGAGCGGGGCGCGGCTGAGCTCTTCCGGTCGGGGGCCAGCCGCAAGAGCGATTTCTTCCGGGATCTCGCCGGGAGCATCTACCTGCGGCTCGCGGAGGAGGCGGCGAAGACCTCGCCGGTGGGATTCGACCGGCTGGTCGGTTTGTTCGACAAGGCGATTCTGGACGTGGAGAACCGTCCGACCGATGCGGGGAATTTCGGGCGCCATGCCCGGGCGGCGTTGTCGCGCCTGCCCGAAGCTCCGGCCGCGCTGACGCGGGCGGTGGAGGAGGTTGCCGAGGTGACGCTTGATCTCGCCTGCACCGTCGGCACCGGCTACGGGAGGGCCACGCTGCCGTTTCCCAAGGAACAGATCCGCTCCGAGATCCTCTGCCACGGCCTCGGGGCGCACGCCATGTTCCCCGGCACGCGCACCGTGCTCGACATCGGCGGACAGGACACCAAGGCGATCCAAGTGGACGCCGAAGGCATCGTGATCTCCTTCCAGATGAACGACCGCTGTGCCGCCGGCTGCGGCCGCTACCTCGGCTATATTGCCGACGAGATGAACCTGGGCGTCCAGGAGTTGGGGCCGATGGCTTGCCGCTCCAGCCGGCCGGTGCGCATCAACTCCACCTGCACCGTCTTCGCCGGCGCCGAGCTGCGCGAGCGTCTGTCGCTGGGAGAGAAGCGCGAGGACATCCTGGCGGGGCTGCACCGGGCGATCATCCTGCGCGCGCTGTCGCTGCTGGCGCGCTCGGGCGGCGTGAGCGACGAGTTCACCTTCACCGGCGGCGTGGCGAAGAACCCCGCCGCCGTGAGAGCGCTGCGCGGGCTCATCATCGACAACTACGGGGAGATGACGCTGAACATCTCGCCGGATTCGATCTACACGGGGGCCCTGGGCGCGGCGCTCTTCGCCCGGCGGGAGTGGCTGCGGCGGGGTTCGCCGGGAAGCGGGGAGGCGACCTCGGACCGGGGCGCTGAAGGCGGGAGAGCCGCATGA
- the bcrB gene encoding benzoyl-CoA reductase subunit B, whose protein sequence is MPTPIDPKAPAVSAVCKEDSQLRQKRMIAEHYHRLAGCPGSGEKNAYTFVPGNLTELLRSFDLLPVLPEINALQSAMRGKSREYIAVAEKLGHSEDVCTYVKCDLGMMKSGNVGPTGERLPDPDLLLLSYTGCFTFMKWFEILKEEYSCPVAMLHVPYQADGVVTEEMRRYVVAQLKEKIIPALESVSGRRYDEDRLREMLALSARAEDDLVAVLESAKHRPSPIDAYFGGVYYIGPIFTAFRGTPEAVDYYRTLREEVEERKRLNLGPVTPDGAVDRERFRLVVEGPPNWTSFREFWKMFADEGAVVVASTYTKVGGVYDTGFRHDPSRPLETLADYCMGCYTNLSLPSRVDMLSRYVKDYDADGLLVNSIKSCNSFSAGQLMILREVEKRTGRPGGFIESDLVDPRYFSAANIKNRLESYFQMIEQKRMHAVH, encoded by the coding sequence ATGCCGACGCCCATTGATCCGAAGGCTCCCGCGGTGTCCGCCGTGTGCAAGGAAGACAGCCAGCTGCGCCAGAAGCGGATGATTGCCGAGCACTATCACCGGCTCGCCGGCTGCCCCGGGTCCGGGGAGAAGAACGCCTACACCTTCGTCCCGGGCAACCTGACCGAGCTGCTGCGCTCGTTCGATCTCCTGCCGGTGCTTCCCGAGATCAACGCGCTGCAATCGGCGATGCGCGGGAAATCGCGCGAGTACATCGCCGTGGCCGAGAAGCTGGGCCACTCCGAGGATGTCTGCACCTACGTGAAGTGCGATCTCGGAATGATGAAATCGGGCAACGTCGGCCCGACCGGCGAGCGGCTCCCGGACCCGGACCTGCTCCTCCTTTCCTACACCGGCTGCTTCACCTTCATGAAGTGGTTCGAGATTCTCAAGGAGGAATACTCCTGTCCGGTGGCCATGCTGCACGTTCCCTACCAGGCGGATGGCGTCGTGACCGAGGAGATGCGCCGCTACGTCGTCGCGCAGCTGAAGGAGAAGATCATCCCTGCTCTGGAGTCGGTTTCCGGGAGGCGGTATGACGAGGACCGGTTACGAGAGATGCTGGCACTGTCGGCGCGCGCGGAAGACGATCTGGTGGCCGTCCTGGAATCTGCGAAGCATCGCCCTTCGCCCATCGACGCCTATTTCGGCGGCGTCTATTACATCGGTCCCATCTTCACCGCCTTTCGCGGAACGCCGGAGGCGGTGGATTACTACCGGACGCTGCGCGAGGAGGTCGAGGAGCGCAAGCGTCTGAACCTGGGCCCCGTGACGCCCGACGGCGCCGTGGATCGCGAGCGCTTCCGGCTGGTGGTGGAGGGACCGCCGAACTGGACCAGCTTCCGCGAGTTCTGGAAGATGTTCGCCGACGAGGGGGCGGTCGTCGTCGCTTCCACCTACACCAAGGTGGGCGGCGTGTACGACACGGGCTTCCGCCACGATCCCTCGCGCCCGCTCGAGACGCTGGCCGATTACTGCATGGGCTGCTACACCAACCTGAGCCTGCCAAGCCGCGTCGACATGCTCTCCCGCTACGTCAAGGACTACGACGCCGACGGGCTGCTCGTGAACTCGATCAAGAGCTGCAACTCCTTCAGCGCCGGCCAGCTCATGATCCTCCGCGAGGTGGAGAAGCGCACCGGCCGTCCCGGCGGTTTCATCGAGAGCGACCTGGTCGATCCCAGGTATTTTTCGGCGGCCAACATCAAGAACCGGCTCGAATCCTACTTCCAGATGATCGAGCAGAAGCGGATGCACGCGGTGCACTGA
- the bcrC gene encoding benzoyl-CoA reductase subunit C — translation MRSPAGPEGELGKIVGIAEKLYRDTALGSVREWKGRTGSLAVGFMPVYIPRELLHAQGVLPVGIMGGGDNLEIIRGDAYYQSYICHIPRSTLEMGLDGSLDVLDGMIFPATCDVIRNLSGMWKLQFPHKLSFYLDVPQDFDRGIGGEFYGRALMDLSRALTARGARPYEAASLRKSIALYNANRMQVESLFDLRRREPWKVPTSELYLLLRAGQVLCVEDFTKLLADYGEALEADTTRRMMDQARVVVTGSFCEQPPLGLIRTLERSGCYIVDDDFVQVHRWIRGPIRETADPLDALVEAFLDQGVDSPIRFIAGGEKGSELVRRVRCAGAEGVVFCAASFCDPALLDQPMAIKVLEKAGVPYTAFKFAENNGQFQVIREQTGTFADSIKLWSDEGNRHADAH, via the coding sequence GTGAGAAGCCCGGCCGGCCCGGAAGGAGAGCTGGGGAAGATCGTCGGCATCGCCGAGAAGCTTTACCGGGACACGGCCCTCGGCTCGGTGCGCGAATGGAAGGGGCGCACGGGTTCTCTGGCGGTCGGCTTCATGCCCGTCTATATCCCGCGCGAGCTGCTGCACGCGCAAGGCGTGCTGCCGGTGGGCATCATGGGCGGCGGCGACAACCTGGAGATCATTCGCGGCGACGCCTACTACCAGTCCTACATCTGCCACATTCCGCGCAGCACGCTCGAAATGGGGCTCGACGGCAGCCTCGACGTCCTCGACGGGATGATCTTTCCGGCGACCTGCGACGTCATCCGGAATCTCTCCGGCATGTGGAAGCTCCAGTTTCCGCACAAGCTCTCGTTCTATCTCGACGTGCCCCAGGATTTCGATCGGGGCATCGGGGGGGAGTTCTACGGCCGCGCGCTGATGGATCTCTCCCGCGCGCTGACGGCCCGCGGCGCACGCCCCTACGAGGCGGCATCGCTGCGGAAATCGATTGCGCTGTACAACGCCAATCGCATGCAGGTGGAGTCGCTCTTCGATCTGCGGCGGCGGGAACCCTGGAAGGTCCCGACCAGCGAGCTGTATCTGCTCCTGCGCGCCGGCCAGGTCCTGTGCGTCGAGGACTTCACGAAGCTGCTCGCCGATTATGGCGAGGCGCTTGAAGCCGATACCACGCGCCGCATGATGGACCAGGCGCGCGTCGTCGTCACCGGCTCCTTTTGCGAGCAGCCTCCACTCGGATTGATTCGCACGCTGGAGCGCTCCGGCTGCTACATCGTGGACGACGACTTCGTCCAGGTGCACCGCTGGATTCGCGGCCCGATCCGCGAAACGGCCGACCCGCTCGACGCTCTGGTGGAAGCCTTCCTGGACCAGGGTGTGGACAGTCCCATCCGCTTCATCGCCGGGGGCGAGAAAGGAAGCGAGCTGGTGCGCCGCGTGCGGTGCGCGGGGGCCGAAGGGGTCGTCTTCTGCGCGGCCAGCTTCTGCGATCCCGCGCTGCTCGATCAGCCGATGGCGATCAAGGTCCTGGAAAAGGCGGGCGTCCCCTACACCGCCTTCAAGTTCGCCGAGAACAACGGGCAGTTCCAGGTCATCCGCGAGCAGACGGGAACGTTTGCCGATTCGATCAAGCTGTGGAGCGACGAGGGGAACCGCCATGCCGACGCCCATTGA
- a CDS encoding cyclohexa-1,5-dienecarbonyl-CoA hydratase, protein MSGNPVRLEALEGGSLWRVFLATPKANILDREKVEALSAIYDRARREPSLKAVLLEGDGPHFSFGASVQEHLPEQFTAMLHGFHGLFYRMLDASVVTLAAVRGQCLGGGLELAAFCHRIFAAPSARFGQPEIVLGVFAPAASVLLTERMTRGGAEDLLLSGRTLDAAEAQRLGLVDEVAEDPAHAALDYARQHLLPRSASSLRLAVRAARAAFGRRFRAELAEIERSYCEDLMKTSDAVEGLQAFLEKRPPEWRNA, encoded by the coding sequence ATGAGCGGGAATCCGGTGCGTCTCGAAGCTCTCGAAGGCGGCTCTCTCTGGCGGGTCTTCCTGGCGACTCCCAAGGCCAACATCCTGGACCGGGAGAAGGTCGAGGCGCTCTCGGCGATCTACGACCGGGCCCGGCGCGAGCCCTCGCTCAAGGCCGTCCTCCTGGAAGGCGACGGACCGCATTTCTCCTTCGGCGCCAGCGTCCAGGAGCATCTGCCGGAGCAATTCACGGCGATGCTGCACGGCTTTCACGGGCTCTTCTACCGGATGCTCGATGCGTCGGTCGTGACCCTCGCGGCGGTGCGCGGGCAATGCCTCGGCGGCGGGCTGGAGCTGGCCGCCTTTTGTCATCGGATCTTCGCTGCTCCGTCCGCCCGGTTCGGCCAGCCGGAGATCGTGCTGGGCGTCTTCGCCCCGGCCGCATCCGTGCTCCTGACGGAACGGATGACGCGGGGAGGCGCGGAGGACCTGCTGCTCTCCGGGCGCACCCTGGACGCCGCGGAGGCGCAGCGGCTGGGTCTCGTCGACGAGGTGGCCGAAGATCCCGCGCATGCGGCCCTCGACTACGCGCGACAACACTTGCTGCCCCGCTCCGCCTCGAGCCTGCGGCTGGCGGTTCGCGCGGCGCGCGCCGCCTTCGGCCGGAGATTCCGCGCGGAGCTGGCTGAGATCGAAAGGTCCTATTGCGAAGACCTGATGAAGACCTCCGATGCGGTCGAAGGACTTCAGGCGTTCCTGGAGAAGCGGCCGCCGGAGTGGAGGAACGCGTGA
- a CDS encoding GNAT family N-acetyltransferase: MSKQAVAQRTRDLGPADLAEVIRIDALHTGRKNPGYWKGVFKRFLEDSDGTPRVGLCAEGERGLVAFLLGEVRAFEFGSDICGWIFAVGVDPAHMRKGVASELLSEACRRFKKAGVERVRTMVGRGNVPILSFFRSNGFVGGSFVQLELDLENRA; the protein is encoded by the coding sequence GTGAGCAAGCAGGCCGTGGCGCAGCGCACGCGCGATTTGGGCCCCGCGGACCTCGCGGAGGTCATCCGGATCGACGCCTTGCACACGGGCAGGAAGAACCCCGGATATTGGAAGGGAGTCTTCAAGCGCTTCCTCGAGGATTCCGACGGCACGCCGCGCGTCGGATTGTGCGCCGAGGGGGAGCGCGGTCTCGTCGCCTTTCTCCTGGGCGAGGTGCGCGCCTTCGAGTTCGGCTCCGACATCTGCGGCTGGATCTTCGCGGTAGGAGTGGATCCGGCCCATATGCGCAAGGGAGTGGCCTCGGAGCTGCTCTCCGAGGCCTGCCGGCGCTTCAAGAAAGCCGGAGTCGAGCGCGTGCGGACGATGGTCGGCCGGGGCAACGTTCCGATTCTCTCCTTCTTCCGCTCCAATGGATTCGTGGGCGGAAGCTTCGTCCAGCTCGAGCTGGATTTGGAAAATCGAGCATGA
- the oah gene encoding 6-oxocyclohex-1-ene-1-carbonyl-CoA hydratase: protein MNLKDHDLAAGTEHSGVRYATTPLKRADGAVAEGLHVVRITLDNPDQLNSYTTEMAKGVILGFRRASNDRRCVAVVLTGSGHRAFCTGGNTAEYAEYYAGRPQEYRLYMRLFNDMVSAILSCDKPVICRVNGMRIAGGQEIGMACDFSVAQDLAMFGQAGPRHGSAPDGGSTDFLPLFVGVEAAMESCTLCQPWSAHKAYRLGLLTRIVPALKVDGSFVPNPLVITQRYLDSFGRVALGERQEGAELSVGKELLKRGEIDLTLLDEAVDSLALSLAMTMPGCLAKTLESVRKHKLEHWDRNRESNRAWLALNMMTEGRAGFRAFHEGDKEHREVDFLLLRRRLAEGCDWNDDLLRELLSSVHGAGAAR from the coding sequence ATGAACCTCAAGGATCACGATCTGGCAGCCGGCACGGAGCACTCGGGCGTCCGCTATGCCACGACGCCCCTGAAGCGCGCGGACGGCGCCGTGGCGGAAGGTCTCCACGTCGTCCGCATCACGCTCGACAATCCCGACCAGCTCAATTCCTACACCACCGAGATGGCCAAGGGGGTGATCCTCGGATTTCGACGCGCGTCCAATGATCGCCGCTGCGTGGCCGTCGTCCTCACGGGAAGCGGCCACCGCGCCTTCTGCACCGGTGGCAACACCGCCGAATATGCCGAGTACTACGCCGGCCGCCCGCAGGAATACCGCCTCTACATGCGGCTCTTCAACGATATGGTCAGCGCGATCCTGTCGTGCGACAAGCCGGTGATCTGCCGCGTCAACGGAATGCGCATCGCCGGCGGACAGGAGATCGGCATGGCCTGCGACTTCTCGGTGGCGCAGGACCTGGCGATGTTCGGCCAGGCGGGACCTCGGCACGGCTCGGCGCCGGACGGCGGAAGCACCGATTTCCTGCCACTGTTCGTCGGGGTGGAGGCGGCGATGGAGAGCTGCACGCTCTGCCAGCCGTGGAGCGCGCACAAGGCCTACCGCCTCGGACTCCTCACCCGAATCGTCCCCGCGTTGAAGGTCGACGGCTCGTTCGTTCCCAATCCGCTCGTGATCACGCAGCGCTACCTGGATTCCTTCGGAAGGGTCGCCCTGGGCGAGCGCCAGGAAGGGGCGGAGCTTTCCGTGGGGAAAGAGCTGCTCAAGCGGGGAGAGATTGATCTGACGCTGCTGGACGAAGCGGTCGACTCCCTGGCGCTGTCCCTGGCGATGACCATGCCGGGGTGCCTTGCCAAGACCTTGGAGAGCGTCCGAAAGCACAAGCTGGAGCATTGGGATCGGAACCGCGAATCGAATCGCGCCTGGCTGGCGCTCAACATGATGACCGAGGGGCGCGCCGGCTTCCGCGCCTTCCACGAAGGAGACAAGGAGCATCGCGAGGTCGACTTCCTGCTCCTTCGCCGGCGCCTGGCCGAAGGGTGCGACTGGAACGACGATCTCCTCCGGGAGCTGCTTTCCTCCGTCCACGGAGCGGGAGCGGCGAGGTGA
- the had gene encoding 6-hydroxycyclohex-1-ene-1-carbonyl-CoA dehydrogenase, whose protein sequence is MEIQGWMVRSRNEPMTWETRDQSAGKGEVTVRVEGCGVCHTDLGFFYEGVPTRKPFPLTLGHEVSGTVVQTGDDTSSWMGRQVIVPAVIPCGRCQVCRDGHGSICPRQTFPGCDVHGGFATHLIVPAHGLCPVPDLGDQEVNRSGVDLASLSVVADAVSTPYQAILRSGLKAGDLAVFVGVGGVGGFGAQIAAALGAHVAAIDVSAQRLALMARHGCSLTLRADQLDAKGLKAALKSFAEARDIPTYRQKIFETSGTTQGQTTAFGLLGHGGYLAIVGFTAQKIELRLSNLMAMDATAQGNWGCLPEHYPAVVDLILSGKVALGEFLERRPLATINEVFPLIHERKIARRVILVPQE, encoded by the coding sequence ATGGAAATCCAGGGCTGGATGGTTCGAAGCCGTAACGAGCCGATGACCTGGGAAACCCGCGATCAATCCGCCGGAAAGGGCGAGGTCACGGTCCGGGTGGAGGGCTGCGGCGTCTGCCACACGGATTTGGGCTTCTTCTACGAAGGTGTCCCCACCCGCAAGCCATTCCCCCTGACGCTCGGTCACGAGGTGAGCGGCACGGTCGTGCAGACCGGCGATGACACTTCCTCCTGGATGGGACGTCAGGTGATCGTCCCCGCCGTGATTCCATGTGGCCGCTGCCAGGTCTGCCGGGACGGTCACGGGTCGATTTGTCCCCGCCAGACCTTTCCAGGCTGCGATGTGCACGGCGGATTTGCCACCCATCTGATCGTGCCCGCCCACGGATTGTGCCCGGTGCCCGATCTCGGTGACCAGGAGGTCAACCGGTCCGGAGTCGACCTGGCCTCGTTGTCGGTGGTCGCCGACGCCGTCTCGACTCCCTATCAGGCCATTTTGCGCAGCGGGCTGAAGGCGGGCGATCTCGCGGTGTTCGTGGGCGTCGGCGGCGTGGGAGGCTTCGGCGCCCAGATTGCCGCCGCGCTCGGGGCGCACGTGGCGGCCATCGACGTGAGCGCCCAGCGGCTGGCTCTCATGGCCCGACACGGCTGCTCTCTCACGCTGCGCGCCGACCAGCTCGATGCCAAGGGACTGAAGGCGGCGTTGAAGAGCTTCGCCGAAGCACGCGATATTCCGACTTACCGGCAGAAGATCTTCGAAACCTCGGGCACCACGCAGGGCCAGACGACGGCGTTCGGCCTGCTGGGACATGGCGGGTATCTCGCAATCGTCGGATTTACCGCGCAGAAGATCGAGCTGCGGCTCTCCAACCTGATGGCGATGGACGCCACGGCGCAGGGGAACTGGGGCTGCCTGCCCGAGCACTATCCGGCCGTTGTCGATTTGATTCTCTCGGGGAAGGTCGCGCTTGGGGAGTTCCTCGAGCGCCGGCCTCTTGCCACCATCAACGAAGTCTTTCCTTTGATCCATGAGCGGAAGATCGCGCGACGCGTCATTCTGGTTCCGCAGGAGTAG